One window of Thermocoleostomius sinensis A174 genomic DNA carries:
- a CDS encoding ABC transporter substrate-binding protein has protein sequence MAECWGAWPHRKWFYLAITVLLTALFVVGCQIFSPNRGESDRVVLKLSGWGASPAEQQILQQVLQEFRDTHPQLDVRFEVIADQYMDVLTTRLIGDAAADVFYLQALEAPFFMANHVLEPLDRYITPEFDLADFEPNLLEPFQYRGQLYGLPKDFSTLALFYNRSALAAAGLETPPTTWAELVDYARQLTIDTNQDGRPEQYGLGILPDLARLVYMMTAFGGEIVDANGYATFASDRSLQGLELLVNQYLHDRTAVQPLDVGTNSGTEMFGQGKVAMVIEGNWAIPYLADTFPELEYATAEVPQINDQPGTMAYPVAYVMNRQSTHKSEAWELIAYLTGKAGMQRWTSGGAALPTRRSVAEQLAYDRDPLRAPFIAGANYATIWQAGNYPTPVMHSFNNQFISVLLGEQPLQLAMERAQAAANQQIRAALE, from the coding sequence ATGGCTGAATGCTGGGGCGCATGGCCGCACAGAAAATGGTTCTATCTGGCAATCACAGTTTTGTTAACTGCACTATTCGTCGTGGGCTGTCAAATCTTTTCACCGAACCGGGGTGAATCCGATCGAGTTGTCCTTAAGCTTAGTGGCTGGGGGGCAAGTCCCGCAGAGCAACAAATTTTGCAGCAGGTTTTGCAGGAATTTCGAGACACACATCCCCAGCTTGATGTACGGTTTGAGGTGATTGCCGATCAGTACATGGATGTGCTCACCACTCGCTTGATTGGGGACGCGGCGGCTGACGTATTCTATCTACAGGCCCTCGAAGCTCCCTTCTTCATGGCAAATCATGTGCTAGAGCCACTCGATCGCTACATTACTCCAGAGTTTGACCTGGCCGACTTTGAACCCAATTTACTAGAACCGTTTCAATATCGAGGGCAACTCTACGGATTGCCCAAAGATTTTTCAACGCTTGCCCTTTTCTATAATCGTTCGGCTTTAGCAGCGGCTGGGCTAGAGACTCCGCCGACGACATGGGCAGAACTGGTAGACTATGCTCGGCAACTAACAATTGACACAAATCAAGACGGCCGTCCAGAACAGTATGGGCTGGGCATTTTGCCCGACCTAGCACGATTAGTCTACATGATGACGGCGTTTGGCGGCGAGATTGTCGATGCTAATGGCTATGCCACGTTTGCTTCAGACCGCAGTCTCCAAGGATTGGAATTACTGGTGAATCAATACCTTCACGATCGCACCGCTGTCCAGCCACTGGATGTGGGAACCAATTCGGGAACGGAGATGTTTGGTCAAGGTAAAGTGGCAATGGTGATCGAAGGGAACTGGGCTATTCCCTATCTGGCAGATACGTTTCCAGAGTTGGAGTATGCGACGGCTGAAGTCCCCCAGATTAACGATCAACCGGGCACAATGGCCTACCCGGTGGCGTATGTGATGAATCGCCAATCAACGCATAAATCGGAAGCCTGGGAACTGATTGCCTATTTAACGGGTAAAGCAGGGATGCAGCGCTGGACGAGTGGGGGGGCTGCTTTGCCGACTCGGCGATCGGTGGCGGAACAGCTTGCTTACGATCGCGATCCATTACGAGCGCCATTTATTGCTGGAGCCAACTACGCCACGATTTGGCAAGCTGGCAACTATCCTACCCCGGTCATGCATAGCTTTAATAACCAATTCATCAGTGTGTTGCTGGGCGAACAACCGCTGCAACTGGCAATGGAACGGGCCCAAGCGGCAGCCAACCAACAAATTCGTGCAGCGCTAGAGTAG
- a CDS encoding DUF2996 domain-containing protein, with translation MSEETNPKSSETETEAPDGQPAEGTDQASNTETKASEAAKAASGDGEAKPAAKAKKEKPPALEDKPFEEFITQHYLPGLTETLGKVGIHDLDLKFEQAKLPIAGLGDSECWQVIGRWQNGQRQFHVIFAKDSIQGPKYFCYADNGAQPSTLESFMIDERKVNLDLLLLYTVQRLNGQKWLVRN, from the coding sequence ATGTCAGAAGAAACTAATCCCAAATCGTCGGAAACGGAAACAGAAGCTCCTGACGGACAGCCTGCTGAAGGCACCGACCAAGCCTCTAACACAGAGACAAAAGCTTCCGAAGCCGCCAAAGCCGCCAGTGGGGATGGCGAGGCAAAACCCGCTGCCAAAGCAAAGAAGGAAAAGCCACCCGCTTTGGAAGACAAGCCGTTTGAAGAATTTATTACGCAACATTATTTGCCCGGACTCACCGAAACGCTGGGCAAGGTCGGAATTCATGACCTCGATTTGAAGTTCGAGCAAGCCAAGTTGCCGATCGCTGGATTAGGAGACTCGGAGTGTTGGCAGGTGATTGGTCGTTGGCAGAATGGACAGCGCCAATTCCATGTTATCTTTGCCAAAGACAGCATCCAGGGTCCCAAATATTTTTGCTATGCCGACAACGGCGCACAACCGAGCACCCTCGAATCATTTATGATTGATGAGCGCAAAGTGAATCTTGATTTACTGTTGCTTTACACTGTGCAACGACTGAATGGGCAGAAGTGGCTGGTGCGCAATTAA
- a CDS encoding potassium channel family protein, which yields MSQSESQPNVIELARTGDATAIATVLSAALGFPAQAVKVDWHGGHLNIRLISEQFADDSDKSQWMATVQQQMRWLDVNSVSLIKLYAYRPQQPAPVWGDVIDLTAGYSAFARTPDQMDTLLLSANTVDRFLVCGLGSLGQYCVLNLKRFAMGKAEIHVTAIDRVEPDEWEVQDLPNLLAAAPIIGDCRDDAVLLRGNIQQCRTVLIVTSNESVNVETAIAARRLNPTVRIIMRSSRHNLNQLLKQQLGDFVAFEPTELPAPAFALAGLQEGMLGVFNVGDYRFQVVEHTVLPRDRFDGFSAVSLHKRTYRLLSYAPAHSTEHLKRAFYQWKTDTKLQVGDRIAYVEMVGRSTDEAQPEDVPRWQQLWQGVKSTVGRGWQHNWRQFGQWLQAQRIRQVIAIGLGVALLLWAGGTLLLKSTLDLSWQLALSTAFILLLGGYGDVFGGLDPIDVPGWVQFLCGLISLASIASVLGVLGLITDNLLSSRFEFFKRRPTIPKQNHIVVVGFGRIGQRVAALLRELKQPIVVITERPEAAPLLPKVPVVMGDVITALPKVNLATAKSVIVLTDDQMLNLEVALMARSAAQQLNRSIDLVIRTYDQRFRDNLNTFLPDAKALAAYELAAEAFAGAAFGENILGLFRLNDQTILVTEYQITEGDTLIHKSLFQIAYGYGVIPIFHQRANQATEEHMESLLPTDERQLYEGDRLVVLSSINGLRRIEHGELVPPRRWRLNAQKPLNPTFLYYCGNDLARISGCGLEEARAFMNRLPGTIELWMYDYQAHQLVQELSRKLPMWWELVE from the coding sequence ATGTCTCAATCTGAGTCTCAACCTAACGTGATCGAACTAGCCAGAACCGGAGATGCAACGGCGATCGCCACGGTGCTCAGTGCGGCGCTTGGTTTTCCGGCTCAAGCGGTCAAGGTAGATTGGCATGGCGGACATCTCAACATTCGGTTGATCAGCGAGCAGTTTGCCGACGATTCAGACAAATCTCAATGGATGGCAACGGTACAGCAACAGATGCGGTGGCTTGACGTAAACTCGGTGAGCCTGATCAAGCTGTATGCCTACCGTCCCCAGCAGCCAGCCCCTGTGTGGGGTGATGTGATCGATTTAACAGCGGGGTATTCAGCCTTTGCCCGCACCCCCGATCAGATGGATACGCTGCTGCTGTCGGCCAATACAGTCGATCGGTTTTTGGTTTGCGGATTGGGTAGCCTGGGGCAGTATTGTGTGCTGAATTTGAAGCGGTTTGCCATGGGCAAAGCAGAAATTCATGTTACGGCGATCGATCGGGTAGAGCCAGATGAATGGGAAGTGCAAGATTTGCCCAATTTGCTGGCAGCCGCGCCGATTATTGGCGATTGCCGCGATGATGCCGTATTGCTGCGGGGCAATATTCAGCAGTGTCGCACTGTGTTGATTGTAACTAGTAACGAAAGCGTCAATGTCGAAACGGCGATCGCCGCCCGCCGTCTCAATCCGACAGTTCGGATTATCATGCGATCGTCTCGGCACAACTTAAATCAACTACTAAAGCAACAATTGGGCGATTTTGTCGCCTTCGAGCCAACGGAACTTCCAGCCCCAGCGTTTGCATTGGCAGGTTTGCAAGAAGGCATGTTGGGGGTGTTCAATGTGGGCGATTATCGTTTTCAGGTGGTTGAACATACGGTACTGCCGAGAGATCGATTCGATGGATTTTCGGCCGTTTCTCTGCATAAGCGCACCTATCGCCTGCTCAGCTATGCCCCTGCCCATTCAACCGAACATCTGAAGCGGGCCTTTTACCAATGGAAAACGGATACGAAACTGCAAGTGGGCGATCGCATTGCCTATGTTGAAATGGTCGGACGCAGCACAGACGAAGCACAGCCGGAGGATGTACCGCGTTGGCAGCAGTTGTGGCAAGGGGTGAAAAGCACAGTCGGACGCGGTTGGCAACACAACTGGCGACAGTTTGGGCAATGGCTACAAGCTCAACGCATTCGTCAAGTGATAGCGATCGGCTTGGGAGTGGCCCTGTTGCTGTGGGCAGGAGGAACCTTGTTGCTAAAATCCACGCTGGATTTGTCTTGGCAACTGGCCCTGTCAACGGCGTTTATTTTGCTGTTGGGAGGCTATGGCGATGTGTTTGGCGGACTCGACCCGATTGATGTGCCGGGCTGGGTACAGTTTTTGTGCGGATTAATTTCCCTAGCTAGCATTGCGTCAGTGTTAGGGGTGTTGGGCTTAATTACTGATAATTTGCTCAGTTCACGCTTTGAGTTTTTCAAACGTCGCCCCACCATTCCCAAGCAAAATCATATTGTCGTGGTCGGGTTTGGTCGCATTGGGCAGCGAGTGGCGGCTCTGTTGCGCGAATTGAAACAGCCGATTGTGGTGATTACCGAACGTCCAGAAGCAGCCCCGCTGTTGCCTAAAGTGCCCGTGGTCATGGGAGATGTAATCACCGCCCTACCCAAGGTAAATCTAGCCACCGCCAAAAGTGTGATTGTGCTGACCGATGATCAGATGCTCAATTTGGAAGTGGCGCTAATGGCCCGCAGTGCAGCCCAGCAACTCAATCGATCGATCGATCTGGTGATTCGCACCTACGACCAACGATTTCGAGATAATTTGAATACTTTTCTACCCGACGCCAAAGCCCTGGCTGCTTATGAACTAGCGGCTGAGGCCTTTGCTGGAGCAGCATTTGGTGAAAATATTCTGGGATTGTTTCGCCTCAACGACCAAACCATTCTGGTGACGGAATACCAAATTACGGAAGGCGATACCCTGATCCATAAATCGCTGTTTCAAATTGCTTACGGCTACGGTGTGATTCCCATTTTTCACCAACGGGCAAATCAAGCCACTGAAGAGCACATGGAAAGTCTTTTGCCAACTGATGAGCGCCAGTTGTACGAGGGCGATCGATTAGTGGTACTTTCGTCGATCAACGGGTTGCGCCGCATTGAGCATGGAGAACTGGTTCCTCCACGTCGCTGGCGGCTGAATGCCCAGAAACCTCTAAATCCTACCTTTTTGTATTACTGCGGCAATGATTTAGCCCGCATTTCCGGCTGTGGACTAGAGGAAGCCAGAGCGTTCATGAACCGGCTACCCGGTACGATCGAACTGTGGATGTATGATTATCAAGCCCATCAATTGGTGCAGGAACTCAGCCGCAAGTTGCCCATGTGGTGGGAATTGGTAGAGTAG
- a CDS encoding peptidoglycan-binding domain-containing protein, which produces MNRFQEAMVIPDTAVTPGPDLLPWDVKPAVLELQELLVAHGFKVPLNSDFDWKTEAAVKSYQRQHGLRVDGVVGQETWTALKRTVKPGTRILRQGLSGADVYELQGLLQVQGYGIKRDGVFAAETNSAVMSFQSQHHLLPDGIVRPVMWALLAGKNDLLRKRKR; this is translated from the coding sequence ATGAATAGGTTTCAGGAAGCGATGGTTATTCCTGATACTGCTGTCACACCCGGCCCCGACCTATTGCCCTGGGATGTCAAACCAGCAGTGCTAGAACTCCAAGAATTGCTTGTGGCGCATGGGTTCAAGGTTCCACTCAACAGCGACTTTGATTGGAAAACTGAAGCGGCTGTCAAAAGTTATCAACGTCAACATGGGCTACGAGTAGATGGGGTAGTTGGGCAAGAAACTTGGACAGCGTTGAAACGGACGGTGAAACCAGGGACACGCATTCTTCGCCAAGGCTTGTCGGGTGCAGATGTTTATGAATTGCAAGGATTGTTGCAAGTTCAAGGTTACGGCATTAAACGCGATGGAGTGTTTGCTGCCGAAACCAATAGTGCGGTGATGTCGTTTCAATCCCAGCATCATCTCCTCCCCGACGGCATTGTACGTCCGGTAATGTGGGCACTGTTAGCTGGGAAAAACGATCTTCTACGCAAGCGTAAACGATAA
- a CDS encoding histone deacetylase family protein has protein sequence MLTIYSPDHRHQDAHVELTDGQLVAPYENPKRADRILSQIQQADLGMVLPPKDFGLAPILRVHDRGFVSFLQSAWSEWLAAHGEFDALPLNWATRTMRHDRIPETIEGKLSYYSFDAGTPIIAGTWQAAMASAQVALTGQDWLVQGERSVFSLCRPPGHHAARDLYGGYCFLNNAAIAAQALLDAGAERVAIFDVDYHHGNGTQAIFYDRSDVLFVSIHAHPSHSYPYFLGFEDETGAGVGEGFTRNYPLPLGTDWKAYAEPLEQALNTIRHYAPDAVVVSLGVDTYEADPISSFRLQSHDFHAMGQAIARLNKPTLIVMEGGYALEAIGVNVGNFLQGVEEG, from the coding sequence ATGCTGACTATCTACAGCCCCGATCATCGTCACCAAGACGCCCACGTAGAATTAACAGACGGTCAGTTGGTGGCTCCTTATGAAAATCCCAAGCGAGCCGATCGCATTCTGTCCCAGATCCAACAGGCTGATCTGGGGATGGTGCTGCCCCCCAAGGATTTTGGTCTAGCCCCCATTTTGCGAGTTCACGATCGCGGCTTTGTCTCGTTTTTGCAGTCAGCTTGGTCAGAATGGTTGGCGGCTCATGGCGAGTTTGATGCTCTGCCGCTGAACTGGGCCACACGTACGATGCGGCACGATCGCATTCCCGAAACTATTGAAGGCAAGCTCAGTTATTACTCGTTTGATGCCGGCACACCTATCATTGCCGGCACGTGGCAAGCAGCTATGGCCTCAGCACAAGTTGCACTCACCGGGCAAGACTGGTTGGTGCAGGGTGAGCGATCGGTGTTTAGCTTATGTCGGCCGCCAGGGCATCATGCCGCCCGTGATCTCTATGGGGGCTACTGCTTTCTCAACAATGCTGCAATTGCCGCCCAAGCGTTGCTGGATGCTGGAGCCGAACGAGTAGCGATATTCGACGTGGATTATCATCACGGTAATGGCACGCAAGCGATTTTCTACGATCGATCAGATGTGCTATTTGTTTCCATTCACGCCCACCCCAGCCACTCTTACCCATACTTCTTGGGTTTTGAGGATGAAACTGGCGCTGGTGTTGGGGAGGGCTTCACCCGCAACTATCCCTTGCCCTTGGGAACCGACTGGAAAGCTTATGCCGAACCCCTAGAACAAGCGCTGAACACAATTCGCCACTATGCCCCCGATGCAGTAGTTGTGTCACTGGGAGTAGATACCTACGAAGCCGATCCAATCTCCAGTTTTCGTCTGCAAAGTCATGATTTTCACGCAATGGGACAGGCGATCGCCCGGTTGAACAAACCCACATTAATTGTGATGGAAGGTGGCTATGCGTTGGAAGCGATCGGAGTAAATGTAGGGAACTTTTTGCAAGGAGTAGAGGAAGGATGA
- the groES gene encoding co-chaperone GroES yields MAAVSLSVSTVKPLGERVFVKVSASEEKTAGGIFLPDTAKEKPQVGEVVQVGPGKRNDDGSRQELEVKVGDKVLYSKYAGTDIKLGSEEYVLLSEKDILAIVS; encoded by the coding sequence ATGGCAGCAGTATCTCTGAGCGTGTCCACCGTTAAGCCGTTAGGTGAGCGTGTATTTGTTAAGGTGAGCGCTTCTGAGGAAAAAACCGCTGGTGGTATTTTCCTACCCGACACAGCCAAGGAGAAGCCTCAAGTGGGTGAAGTGGTGCAAGTAGGTCCTGGTAAGCGCAACGATGACGGGTCTCGTCAGGAACTCGAAGTCAAAGTTGGAGACAAAGTGCTGTACTCCAAGTATGCCGGAACTGATATCAAACTTGGTTCGGAAGAGTATGTTTTGTTGTCTGAGAAAGACATTTTGGCGATCGTTTCCTAG
- the groL gene encoding chaperonin GroEL (60 kDa chaperone family; promotes refolding of misfolded polypeptides especially under stressful conditions; forms two stacked rings of heptamers to form a barrel-shaped 14mer; ends can be capped by GroES; misfolded proteins enter the barrel where they are refolded when GroES binds) yields MAKRIIYNENARRALEKGIDILAEAVAVTLGPKGRNVVLEKKFGAPQIVNDGVTIAKEIELEDHIENTGVSLIRQAASKTNDAAGDGTTTATVLAHAMVKEGLRNVAAGANAISLKRGIDKATGFLVDKIAEHARPVEDSKAIAQVGSISAGNDDEVGAMIAEAMEKVGREGVISLEEGKSMTTELEVTEGMRFDKGYISPYFATDTERMEAVLDEPFLLLTDKKITLVQDLVPVLEQVARSGRPLLIIAEDIEKEALATLVVNRLRGVLNVAAVKAPGFGDRRKAMLEDIAVLTGGQVITEDAGLKLDNVKLDMLGKARRVTITKDNTTIVAEGNEVAVKARCEQIRRQMDETDSSYDKEKLQERLAKLSGGVAVVKVGAATETEMKDRKLRLEDAINATKAAVEEGIVPGGGTTLAHLSPSLEEWAKSHLSGEELIGATIVARALTAPLKRIAENAGQNGAVIAERVKEKEFNVGYNAATDEFVDMFQAGIVDPAKVTRSALQNAASIAGMVLTTECIVVDKPEPKDTAAAGAGAGMGGDFDY; encoded by the coding sequence ATGGCAAAGCGCATTATTTACAACGAAAACGCTCGTCGTGCTCTGGAAAAAGGAATCGACATTCTGGCTGAAGCGGTTGCGGTCACACTCGGTCCGAAAGGTCGCAATGTGGTACTAGAGAAAAAGTTTGGTGCACCGCAGATCGTGAATGATGGTGTCACCATTGCTAAAGAGATTGAGCTAGAAGATCACATCGAGAACACTGGCGTCTCGTTGATTCGTCAAGCTGCTTCGAAAACCAATGATGCGGCTGGTGATGGTACCACGACTGCCACCGTTCTGGCTCACGCCATGGTGAAGGAAGGGCTGCGCAATGTGGCGGCCGGCGCTAACGCGATTTCTCTGAAGCGCGGCATTGATAAGGCAACAGGCTTCCTAGTGGACAAGATTGCGGAGCATGCTCGTCCGGTGGAAGACTCTAAGGCGATCGCGCAAGTGGGTTCTATTTCGGCGGGTAATGATGACGAAGTTGGTGCGATGATTGCTGAAGCGATGGAGAAGGTAGGTCGCGAAGGCGTCATCTCTCTGGAAGAAGGCAAATCCATGACGACGGAACTGGAAGTCACCGAAGGGATGCGCTTCGACAAAGGCTACATTTCTCCTTACTTTGCCACCGACACCGAGCGCATGGAAGCCGTCTTGGATGAGCCTTTCCTGCTGCTGACCGACAAGAAAATCACGTTGGTGCAAGACTTGGTGCCCGTTCTGGAGCAAGTGGCCCGCTCTGGTCGCCCGCTGCTCATTATTGCGGAAGATATCGAGAAAGAAGCGTTGGCAACCTTGGTGGTCAATCGCTTGCGGGGTGTGCTGAACGTAGCGGCTGTGAAGGCTCCTGGCTTTGGCGATCGTCGTAAGGCCATGCTGGAAGACATTGCCGTACTCACGGGCGGTCAGGTGATCACCGAAGACGCAGGTCTAAAGCTGGACAACGTTAAGCTCGATATGTTAGGCAAGGCACGTCGTGTCACTATCACTAAAGACAACACCACGATCGTGGCGGAAGGCAATGAAGTCGCGGTGAAGGCTCGTTGCGAGCAGATTCGTCGTCAAATGGACGAAACCGATTCTTCCTATGACAAAGAAAAACTGCAAGAGCGCTTGGCGAAGCTCTCTGGTGGTGTCGCGGTGGTGAAAGTAGGTGCGGCAACTGAAACTGAAATGAAGGATCGCAAGTTACGCTTAGAAGATGCCATCAACGCGACCAAAGCGGCTGTTGAAGAAGGCATTGTTCCCGGTGGTGGTACGACCTTGGCTCATTTGTCTCCTAGCTTGGAAGAGTGGGCAAAGAGTCATCTCTCTGGCGAAGAGTTGATTGGTGCTACGATCGTGGCTCGGGCATTGACGGCTCCGCTGAAGCGCATTGCTGAGAATGCGGGTCAAAATGGTGCGGTAATCGCTGAGCGCGTGAAAGAGAAAGAGTTCAATGTGGGCTACAACGCCGCTACCGATGAGTTCGTAGACATGTTCCAAGCGGGTATTGTTGACCCTGCGAAAGTAACCCGTTCGGCGCTGCAAAACGCGGCTTCGATCGCGGGCATGGTACTAACCACCGAGTGCATCGTTGTGGATAAGCCGGAACCGAAGGATACGGCGGCGGCGGGTGCAGGCGCTGGCATGGGCGGCGACTTTGACTACTAA
- a CDS encoding acetyltransferase: protein MFLQHKQTGVLVEVLEVKELIDPFTDAIQGRIQDGEEEQDPEKFAKSDLVFPSGEDLPRCWLDADYRTKD, encoded by the coding sequence ATGTTTTTACAACATAAGCAAACTGGTGTCTTAGTAGAAGTTCTAGAGGTAAAAGAGTTAATTGATCCGTTTACAGATGCAATTCAAGGACGGATTCAAGATGGGGAAGAAGAACAAGATCCAGAGAAATTTGCTAAATCGGATCTAGTCTTTCCATCTGGAGAAGATTTGCCTCGTTGCTGGTTAGATGCTGACTATCGCACCAAGGATTGA
- a CDS encoding response regulator → MSEIRTGDDPINNRTNKCILIVDDEDDARSIAQLALQMQTDWTILLADCGQAALTIAAEQQPDAILLDMMMPNMDGRTTLQNLKADSTTQSIPVILVTAKVQSSEHNFHDLDVAAVFAKPYRPLQLASEITKALRWE, encoded by the coding sequence ATGAGTGAGATTCGCACAGGTGACGATCCCATAAATAATCGCACAAATAAATGTATTTTGATTGTCGATGATGAAGACGATGCCCGGTCAATCGCTCAACTGGCACTGCAAATGCAAACTGATTGGACAATCTTACTAGCTGACTGTGGACAAGCAGCGCTGACGATTGCTGCCGAACAACAACCAGATGCAATTCTGCTAGACATGATGATGCCGAACATGGATGGCCGCACCACACTGCAAAATCTGAAAGCTGACTCCACAACACAATCGATTCCCGTAATCTTGGTGACAGCCAAAGTTCAATCGTCTGAGCACAATTTTCATGATTTAGACGTGGCTGCGGTCTTTGCTAAGCCATACCGGCCATTACAGTTGGCAAGTGAAATTACCAAAGCGCTGAGATGGGAATAG
- a CDS encoding hybrid sensor histidine kinase/response regulator — protein sequence MTNSYSDAILYSSINSHKADILVIDDTPENLHLLANMLTERSYKVRSVTKGMTGLRGAQAAPPDLILLDVNMPQMNGYEVCQHLKADDRTCEIPVIFISALGDVLDKVKAFQVGGVDYITKPFQVEEVFARIETHLTLRRLQKQLQTQNEQLQQEIRERQQAEEKFKKIFLASPNPITITTLSENRFVEVNPGFLQMSGYTRADIIGRTPNELELGIAQDVYDKAIQQLQNVSLVHNQEFEFRTKTGDCKTVLLSIELIDFGDVPCALNIINDITERKRLENEFISLVSHELRTPMNSLIGALDLLSTGQLGSLTDKGKQILEIATTNTERLIRLVNDILDLERMKSGKITMRKTNCNIGQLMIQATEVMQSMAESAKIQLDVQPYSTDVWADPDRILQTLTNLLSNAIKFSEPGQTVWMTAKRTMLLLNSSENLSSVEQPDCLLIEVTDRGRGIPADKLQSIFERFQQVDASDSRKKGGTGLGLAICRNIIEQHGGQIWVESTLGQGSTFYVSLPLQSSLPT from the coding sequence GTGACTAATTCATATTCTGATGCCATATTATATTCCTCAATCAATTCTCACAAAGCTGATATTTTAGTTATTGACGATACACCTGAAAATCTCCACCTGTTAGCCAACATGCTAACCGAGCGTAGCTATAAAGTGCGCAGTGTAACCAAAGGCATGACCGGATTACGAGGTGCGCAGGCAGCCCCCCCCGATCTGATTTTGCTGGACGTCAACATGCCGCAGATGAATGGCTATGAAGTGTGTCAACACTTGAAGGCAGACGATCGCACCTGTGAAATTCCAGTGATTTTTATCAGTGCCCTTGGCGATGTATTGGACAAAGTGAAAGCCTTTCAGGTGGGTGGAGTAGATTATATCACTAAGCCATTTCAAGTCGAAGAAGTATTTGCGCGAATTGAAACGCACTTAACCTTGCGACGATTGCAAAAACAATTACAAACGCAAAATGAACAGCTTCAGCAAGAGATTCGAGAACGTCAACAAGCAGAAGAAAAGTTCAAAAAAATATTCTTAGCTAGCCCTAATCCAATTACCATTACCACCTTGTCGGAGAATCGCTTTGTGGAAGTGAATCCAGGTTTTTTGCAAATGAGTGGCTACACAAGAGCAGACATAATTGGTCGCACCCCGAATGAGCTAGAGTTAGGAATTGCCCAAGATGTTTATGATAAAGCAATTCAACAACTACAAAACGTTAGCTTGGTTCATAACCAAGAATTTGAATTTCGCACGAAAACGGGCGATTGTAAAACTGTACTTTTATCGATCGAATTAATTGATTTTGGCGATGTACCCTGTGCCCTAAATATCATCAATGACATCACAGAACGTAAGCGTTTGGAAAATGAATTTATTTCCTTAGTTAGCCATGAATTACGCACCCCCATGAACTCGTTAATTGGAGCACTCGATCTACTCAGCACCGGTCAATTGGGAAGCTTAACTGATAAAGGCAAACAAATCCTTGAGATTGCAACCACTAACACAGAGCGACTGATTCGACTTGTTAATGATATTCTAGATTTAGAACGCATGAAATCCGGTAAAATTACCATGCGAAAGACCAATTGCAATATTGGTCAACTCATGATTCAAGCGACCGAAGTCATGCAGTCAATGGCAGAGAGTGCCAAGATTCAACTGGATGTGCAACCTTACTCAACCGACGTTTGGGCCGATCCCGATCGCATTTTGCAAACTCTAACAAATTTACTGAGTAATGCTATTAAATTTTCCGAACCCGGTCAAACCGTTTGGATGACAGCCAAACGAACGATGCTACTGCTGAATTCATCGGAAAATTTATCTTCTGTTGAACAACCTGACTGTCTGTTGATCGAAGTAACCGATCGTGGACGTGGTATTCCGGCAGATAAACTGCAAAGCATTTTTGAACGGTTTCAACAAGTCGATGCATCGGACTCGCGTAAAAAAGGCGGCACGGGGTTAGGATTAGCCATCTGTCGCAACATTATAGAGCAACATGGCGGACAAATTTGGGTAGAAAGCACGTTAGGGCAAGGTAGCACGTTTTATGTTAGTCTGCCGCTACAGTCTTCTCTGCCTACTTAA